A stretch of the Lolium perenne isolate Kyuss_39 chromosome 3, Kyuss_2.0, whole genome shotgun sequence genome encodes the following:
- the LOC127339888 gene encoding protein FAR1-RELATED SEQUENCE 5-like translates to MDTTKPNESGKTQQEDGTTAAESIFGSMTGKTPIQCRRMVDKFAQAFLQRRKEKAELESLAELQAVEESFYMHKQNSEAEGHMSSNITRANKQKCMDFDLNEVLKFNNEDNEGYADSNIPEMHADGASFAGENACPTDNADYSNGNEHGNRKDDKYEEILESVLNPEEPTAEELEMDRMFANKKYPTMQEISEASTPTVGMEFDSKEDAFFFFAVYARRVGFAIKKNTSYESRKTNEITRQTFACNRCRDDTYVDSALRQRLTSRIVQTKWKVRMFVKEYRGKWSISNIRLEHNHNLAPSEWIVRFMKCHRSMSASDKTLIHILQETRVPPRNITKIFRKTRGSFRAVPFDTKNLENELAKERKKIKNRDIEELLVLFKEAREKMPGFRHSIDVDSENRVKSLFWTDQIGRANYSKFGQFVSFDTTFSTNQYGMPFAPIIGVDNYGKTVVFGVGLLEDERADTFKWLFEEFLSAMDNKHPETIITDQDVAMRIAISEALPYTVHRFCNFHISKNLDDKLSLFFVVRGTLKEELRAVIRNSFTPEEFENDWHALLDSHNALGEPHLDRIYDIRDQWVPAYFKENFFPFTSSTGRSESTNSLFKHYVKRKDSIATFFKEYIIIQEKKQSDLDR, encoded by the exons ATGGATACAACAAAACCAAATGAGTCAGGAAAAACACAACAGGAGGATGGAACAACTGCTGCAGAAAGTATATTTGGATCTATGACAGGGAAGACACCAATACAGTGCCGGAGGATGGTAGATAAATTTGCACAG GCATTTCTTCAGAGAAGGAAAGAGAAGGCTGAGCTCGAAAGCTTGGCAGAGCTACAAGCAGTTGAAGAAAGTTTTTACATGCACAAGCAAAACTCCGAAGCGGAAGGACATATGTCATCAAACATCACAAGGGCGAACAAACAAAAATGCATGGACttcgatttaaatgag GTGCTCAAATTCAATAACGAAGACAACGAAGGATATGCTGATAGCAACATCCCAGAAATGCATGCagatggtgcatcatttgctggtGAGAATGCCTGCCCAACTGACAATGCTGATTATTCAAATGGTAATGAGCATGGGAACAGAAAAGATGATAAATATGAAGAAATTCTTGAGTCAGTGCTGAATCCAGAGGAACCGACTGCTGAAGAGCTTGAAATGGACAGAATGTTTgcaaacaagaagtatccaacaatGCAAGAAATATCAGAGGCATCTACTCCCACAGTTGGGATGGAATTTGATTCAAAAGAGGATGCATTCTTCTTCTTTGCAGTGTACGCAAGAAGGGTTGGATTTGCAATAAAAAAGAACACCTCCTACGAGTCTAGAAAAACCAATGAAATAACAAGACAGACATTCGCATGCAACAGGTGCCGTGACGATACATACGTTGACAGTGCACTCAGACAGAGACTAACTTCCAGGATTGTGCAGACAAAATGGAAAGTCAGAATGTTTGTGAAGGAATACAGAGGAAAGTGGTCAATAAGTAACATAAGACTAGAACATAACCACAATCTAGCTCCGTCAGAGTGGATAGTAAGGTTCATGAAGTGTCACAGGTCAATGTCTGCCTCAGACAAAACTCTAATCCACATCCTACAAGAGACAAGAGTTCCACCAAGGAACATAACGAAaatattcaggaaaacaagggggAGCTTCAGGGCTGTTCCATTTGATACAAAAAACCTAGAAAACGAGCTagcaaaagaaagaaagaaaatcaaGAACAGGGACATTGAAGAGTTACTGGTACTATTCAAGGAAGCACGTGAAAAAATGCCTGGATTCAGACATTCGATAGATGTTGACAGCGAGAATAGAGTGAAAAGCTTATTTTGGACAGACCAAATAGGGAGGGCAAACTACTCAAAGTTTGGTCAATTTGTATCATTTGATACAACATTTTCAACCAACCAGTATGGGATGCCATTTGCTCCAATAATAGGGGTTGATAACTATGGCAAGACAGTCGTGTTTGGAGTAGGATTGCTGGAGGATGAGAGAGCAGACACATTCAAGTGGCTGTTCGAGGAATTCCTGTCTGCCATGGACAACAAGCACCCAGAAACTATAATAACAGACCAAGACGTTGCAATGCGGATTGCAATATCTGAAGCATTACCTTACACAGTCCACCGTTTCTGCAACTTCCACATCAGCAAGAACCTGGATGACAAGTTGTCCCTATTCTTCGTAGTAAGAGGGACTCTAAAGGAAGAGCTAAGGGCAGTTATAAGGAACTCATTTACTCCAGAAGAATTTGAAAATGACTGGCATGCTCTACTAGATAGTCATAATGCATTGGGAGAGCCACACCTGGACAGAATATATGACATCAGAGATCAGTGGGTCCCAGCATACTTCAAAGAGAACTTCTTCCCATTCACTTCATCGACAGGAAGAAGTGAGAGCACAAACTCCTTGTTCAAACACTACGTAAAAAGGAAAGATTCGATTGCAACATTCTTCAAGGAATATATcataatacaagaaaagaaacagtcCGACCTagatcgctga